A single window of Chitinophaga sp. XS-30 DNA harbors:
- the dusB gene encoding tRNA dihydrouridine synthase DusB has translation MVKIGDIELGEFPLLLAPMEDVSDPPFRVVCKANGADLMYSEFISSEGLIRDAIKSRQKLDIFDYERPVGIQIFGGDEEPMAMAAQIVEAANPDLLDINFGCPVKKVTCKGAGAGILKDIPKMVRLTEAVVKATRLPVTVKTRLGWDDNTKNIEEVAERLQDVGIKALTIHGRTRTQMYKGNADWSLIGKVKNNPRIRIPIFGNGDICTPEQALAARQKFGIDGVMIGRAAIGYPWIFNEIKHYLQTGSHLPPPTVEERVKVCKQHLHHSVSWKGEIVGILEMRRHYANYLKGLPHIKEFRAQLVTCNTPSAVEEVLDAIALQYKDHIFERTMPLIADTTESSVHPDEVVCGFPG, from the coding sequence ATGGTGAAAATAGGCGATATAGAACTGGGTGAATTTCCGCTGCTGCTGGCGCCCATGGAAGATGTGAGCGATCCTCCCTTCCGTGTGGTATGCAAAGCGAACGGGGCGGACCTGATGTATTCCGAGTTCATTTCTTCGGAGGGGCTTATCCGTGATGCGATCAAAAGCCGGCAGAAACTGGATATTTTCGATTACGAACGCCCCGTGGGCATACAGATCTTCGGCGGGGACGAGGAGCCGATGGCGATGGCCGCCCAGATCGTGGAAGCTGCGAATCCGGATTTGCTGGACATCAATTTCGGCTGCCCGGTGAAAAAAGTGACCTGCAAGGGCGCCGGAGCCGGCATCCTGAAAGATATTCCCAAAATGGTACGGCTTACCGAAGCCGTGGTGAAGGCCACACGCCTGCCCGTGACCGTCAAAACCCGGCTGGGGTGGGACGATAACACCAAAAACATCGAGGAAGTGGCGGAGAGGCTGCAGGACGTGGGGATCAAAGCGCTCACCATCCATGGCCGCACCCGCACGCAGATGTATAAGGGGAATGCGGACTGGTCCCTCATCGGCAAAGTGAAGAACAATCCCCGGATCCGTATTCCCATTTTTGGTAACGGGGACATCTGTACGCCGGAACAGGCCCTGGCCGCCCGGCAGAAATTCGGGATAGACGGGGTAATGATCGGCCGCGCCGCCATCGGGTACCCCTGGATTTTCAATGAAATAAAACATTACCTTCAAACCGGCAGCCACCTGCCGCCGCCTACGGTGGAGGAACGGGTGAAAGTCTGCAAGCAGCACCTTCACCACAGCGTCAGCTGGAAGGGCGAGATCGTGGGCATACTGGAGATGCGCAGGCATTATGCCAATTACCTGAAAGGTTTGCCGCACATCAAAGAATTCCGCGCACAATTAGTAACTTGCAATACACCGTCAGCGGTAGAAGAGGTCTTGGATGCCATCGCATTACAGTATAAAGATCATATATTTGAGCGGACAATGCCCCTGATAGCTGATACAACCGAATCGTCAGTTCATCCAGATGAAGTAGTGTGTGGTTTCCCTGGTTGA
- a CDS encoding NUMOD4 domain-containing protein, with protein MATIKNLRNEVWKDLQIKNKAALRKRYAVSNMGRVISYRESIEDGKLLTGSTVEGYTVLNIKPADTYQSLYLHREVAKLFSPKSGRSQKYVIHLDFDKKNNKVSNLRWASKEEMEKHQQKSPAKLAYKEKQRNRLKGLKLNVAKVKSIKRLLEKPGRKTMKQIAEQFDISEMQLYRIKSGENWGHVTLD; from the coding sequence ATGGCCACGATTAAAAATCTGAGGAACGAAGTCTGGAAAGACTTGCAGATTAAAAACAAAGCTGCGCTGCGCAAACGGTACGCAGTGTCCAACATGGGACGGGTGATCAGTTACCGTGAAAGCATCGAGGATGGCAAATTGTTGACCGGCTCTACCGTAGAGGGATATACGGTGCTGAACATCAAACCGGCGGATACCTACCAGTCCCTTTACCTTCATCGTGAAGTGGCCAAGCTGTTTTCCCCGAAATCAGGCCGATCGCAGAAATACGTCATACATCTGGATTTCGATAAAAAGAACAATAAAGTTTCCAATCTCCGCTGGGCGTCCAAGGAGGAAATGGAAAAACACCAGCAAAAAAGCCCGGCCAAACTGGCCTACAAGGAAAAACAGCGCAACCGTCTGAAAGGGCTCAAGCTGAACGTTGCGAAGGTAAAAAGCATCAAACGCCTGCTGGAAAAGCCCGGCCGGAAAACGATGAAACAGATCGCCGAACAGTTCGATATCAGTGAAATGCAGCTGTACCGCATCAAAAGCGGCGAGAACTGGGGGCATGTAACACTGGATTAA
- the proC gene encoding pyrroline-5-carboxylate reductase, translating into MSGKKIAIIGGGNLGSAIAEGLLKSGFSQASDITITKRNIATLSALRDQGVQVESDNAKAISQAEVVVVALKPYNVKEVLSELRASFDVEKQILISVVTGVLLDDLEKITLPGLPIFRAMPNTAIAIQESMTCICHRNGSAEQVAFVQKMFDQLGVTVSIDEKLMDAATVLGACGIAYAFRFIRANIQGGIEIGFDVRTANLIAAQTVKGAAELLIREKRHPEEEIDKVTTPKGCTIAGLNEMEHQGFSSSLIKGIMASYDKIIKG; encoded by the coding sequence ATGTCCGGTAAGAAAATAGCCATTATCGGCGGAGGGAATTTAGGCTCCGCCATTGCCGAAGGCCTGCTGAAAAGCGGGTTTTCCCAGGCATCCGATATCACCATCACCAAAAGGAATATCGCCACCCTGTCCGCCCTCCGCGATCAGGGCGTGCAGGTAGAATCAGACAATGCAAAAGCCATCAGCCAGGCAGAAGTGGTGGTGGTAGCGCTCAAGCCATATAATGTAAAGGAAGTGCTGAGCGAACTGCGCGCTTCCTTTGATGTGGAAAAGCAGATCCTCATCAGCGTGGTCACCGGTGTGTTGCTGGATGACCTGGAAAAGATCACGCTGCCCGGCCTGCCTATCTTCCGTGCCATGCCCAACACCGCCATCGCCATACAGGAATCGATGACCTGTATTTGCCACCGCAATGGCAGCGCAGAACAGGTAGCTTTCGTGCAAAAAATGTTCGATCAGCTGGGTGTGACCGTCAGCATCGACGAAAAGCTCATGGATGCCGCCACCGTGCTTGGCGCCTGCGGTATTGCCTACGCCTTCCGTTTCATCCGCGCCAACATCCAGGGCGGTATAGAAATAGGGTTTGATGTGCGTACCGCCAACCTGATCGCGGCGCAGACCGTAAAAGGGGCGGCCGAGCTGCTGATCAGGGAAAAACGCCATCCTGAAGAGGAGATAGACAAGGTAACCACCCCCAAAGGTTGTACCATTGCGGGTTTGAACGAAATGGAGCATCAGGGGTTCAGTTCTTCGCTGATCAAGGGGATCATGGCTTCGTATGACAAGATCATCAAGGGGTAA
- a CDS encoding efflux RND transporter permease subunit, which produces MKITEISIKRPTVVVVLFTILTLLGFISYKSLNYELLPKFSSPIVTIATVYPGASPQEVESTVTKKIEDAVASMEKIKKLTAKSSESLSIVTVELNNDADVDIALQDAQRKVNAILADLPGDAKPPSLNKFSLDDLPIMTLSATADMDDRLFFDLVDKKLQPQLSRLPGVAQITLIGGQEREIKINIDPAKLEAYKLSILQVRQIVTNANLDFPTGKVKTLDQQILVRLAGKYKDVDQLRDLVLTTTATGTQVRLKDVADVQDAQKDAERVARVDGKSAIALQVQKQTDANAVTVSELMQKAIAGIEKEYASSDLKIKIANDASVFTLESADSVIHDLVIAILLVAAVMLLFLHSLRNAIFVMISIPASLIATFIGMKLFGFSLNLMSLLGLSLVVGILVDDAIVVLENIYRHMEMGKNKVRAAFDGVKEIGFTVTSITLVIVVVFLPISLTNELVSKILREFCVVVMISTMLSLLASFMIVPLLASRFGKLEHLTGKNLFEKFILWFEKQLNKFTQWMTGTLKWALAHKTITIVAAVALLIASFQLVGRGYIGGEFIPQGDRGQFIVMLEMPKDASLEQTNLATRKAEQILDKKQEITSLITTVGQTSEDGFGASQSTAYKAEITVMLVDQHLRPAADIFGAQVKKELKEQLPGVKVKTTPVSILGTAQRAPVELVVMGTDMDSVMSFAKLAMGELQKIEGSSEVKLSVEEGNPEINVQVDRDKMSALGLSLETVGGTMQTAFSGTADDSKVKFRQGEYEYDINIRFDDFSRKNINDVKNIDFVNNRGELIKLAQFANVTEGSGPSHLERRDKNTSVSVQSQVMGRPSGTVTQEFGAAVEKLQKPTGVSYIFGGDAENQGDSFSTLGVALLISIVMVYLIMVALYDNYIYPFVVMFSIPLSIIGALLALALTNNTLNIFTILGMIMLIGLVAKNAIILVDFTNQMKEEGQSTYNALVHANQARLRPILMTTIAMVIGMLPIALATGGVASTKNGLAWVIIGGLISSMFLTLIVVPVIYYVVDKGMQKLGMGRISKKRLIRQRMVAPTKAEIEVMEMDTASMMN; this is translated from the coding sequence ATGAAGATTACAGAGATTTCGATAAAAAGGCCAACAGTGGTAGTGGTGCTGTTCACCATCCTTACACTGCTCGGCTTCATCAGCTACAAGTCGCTGAACTATGAGCTGCTGCCCAAGTTCTCTTCCCCGATCGTGACGATCGCTACGGTATATCCCGGCGCTTCGCCGCAGGAAGTAGAAAGTACGGTGACGAAAAAGATCGAGGATGCGGTGGCGTCCATGGAAAAGATCAAGAAACTGACCGCCAAGTCATCCGAAAGCCTGTCCATCGTAACCGTGGAGTTGAATAACGATGCGGATGTGGACATTGCGCTGCAGGACGCCCAACGGAAAGTGAACGCTATCCTGGCGGACCTCCCCGGCGATGCCAAACCGCCTTCCCTGAACAAGTTCTCGCTGGATGACCTGCCGATCATGACGCTTTCCGCCACGGCGGATATGGATGACCGCCTGTTCTTCGACCTGGTGGATAAAAAACTCCAGCCGCAGCTGTCCCGCTTGCCGGGCGTTGCGCAGATCACCCTCATCGGGGGACAGGAAAGGGAGATCAAGATCAATATAGATCCTGCAAAACTGGAAGCCTACAAACTGTCCATTCTGCAGGTGCGCCAGATCGTGACGAATGCGAACCTCGACTTCCCCACCGGTAAGGTAAAAACCCTGGACCAGCAGATACTGGTGCGCCTTGCCGGTAAATATAAGGATGTGGACCAGCTGAGAGATCTTGTGCTGACCACTACCGCTACCGGCACCCAGGTACGCCTGAAAGACGTGGCGGATGTGCAGGATGCGCAGAAAGATGCAGAAAGAGTGGCGAGGGTAGACGGCAAAAGCGCTATCGCCCTGCAGGTGCAAAAACAGACGGACGCAAATGCCGTGACCGTGAGTGAGCTGATGCAGAAAGCGATCGCCGGCATTGAAAAAGAATATGCATCCAGCGACCTGAAAATAAAAATTGCGAACGATGCTTCGGTGTTCACCCTGGAATCAGCGGATTCCGTGATCCATGACCTGGTGATCGCTATCCTGCTGGTGGCTGCGGTGATGCTGCTGTTCCTGCACAGTTTGCGGAACGCTATCTTCGTGATGATCTCCATCCCCGCATCGCTTATCGCCACATTCATTGGCATGAAACTGTTCGGCTTCTCGCTGAACCTGATGAGCCTGCTGGGCCTCTCGCTGGTGGTAGGTATCCTGGTGGATGATGCCATTGTGGTGCTGGAAAATATCTATCGTCATATGGAGATGGGCAAGAACAAAGTACGTGCGGCGTTTGACGGCGTAAAGGAGATCGGGTTCACCGTTACCTCCATTACACTGGTAATTGTGGTGGTGTTCTTACCCATTTCACTGACGAATGAACTGGTGAGCAAGATCCTCCGGGAATTCTGCGTGGTGGTTATGATCTCTACCATGCTGAGCTTGCTGGCATCTTTCATGATCGTGCCGCTGCTGGCTTCCCGTTTCGGCAAGCTGGAGCATCTCACGGGCAAAAACCTTTTTGAAAAATTCATTCTCTGGTTTGAAAAGCAGCTGAATAAATTCACACAGTGGATGACCGGCACGCTGAAATGGGCGCTGGCGCACAAGACCATCACCATTGTTGCCGCCGTAGCTTTGCTGATCGCTTCTTTCCAGCTCGTGGGCAGAGGGTATATCGGCGGAGAGTTCATTCCGCAGGGTGATCGCGGCCAGTTCATCGTGATGCTGGAAATGCCGAAAGACGCTTCTCTGGAACAGACGAACCTGGCTACCCGCAAGGCGGAGCAGATACTGGACAAAAAGCAGGAGATCACTTCGCTGATCACCACCGTAGGCCAGACCTCGGAAGATGGTTTCGGCGCGTCCCAATCCACAGCATACAAGGCGGAGATAACGGTGATGCTGGTAGATCAGCACCTCCGGCCGGCTGCGGACATATTCGGCGCCCAGGTAAAGAAAGAGCTGAAAGAGCAGCTGCCGGGCGTGAAAGTGAAAACCACGCCGGTGAGCATCCTCGGTACCGCGCAGCGTGCTCCGGTGGAACTGGTGGTTATGGGCACGGATATGGACAGTGTGATGAGCTTTGCCAAATTGGCCATGGGTGAACTGCAGAAGATAGAAGGCTCCAGCGAAGTGAAACTGTCGGTAGAAGAAGGCAACCCGGAGATCAATGTGCAGGTGGACCGGGATAAGATGTCTGCCCTGGGCCTTTCGCTCGAAACAGTGGGTGGTACTATGCAGACCGCGTTCAGCGGTACGGCGGATGATTCCAAGGTGAAATTCCGTCAGGGGGAATATGAATATGATATCAATATCCGTTTCGATGATTTCTCCCGCAAGAATATCAATGATGTGAAGAACATCGACTTTGTGAACAATCGCGGAGAGCTGATAAAACTGGCCCAGTTCGCGAATGTAACCGAAGGTTCGGGACCCAGCCACCTCGAGCGGCGTGACAAGAATACTTCCGTTTCCGTACAGTCGCAGGTAATGGGCCGCCCGTCCGGTACCGTGACCCAGGAGTTCGGGGCAGCGGTAGAAAAACTGCAGAAACCGACCGGCGTGTCTTATATATTCGGCGGTGACGCGGAAAACCAGGGCGATTCCTTCTCCACGCTGGGCGTTGCTTTGCTCATTTCCATCGTGATGGTATATCTCATCATGGTGGCGCTGTACGATAACTACATTTACCCGTTCGTGGTGATGTTCTCCATCCCGCTCTCCATCATCGGTGCGTTGCTGGCGCTGGCGCTGACGAACAATACGCTGAATATCTTTACCATCCTGGGTATGATCATGCTGATCGGTCTTGTGGCAAAGAACGCGATCATCCTGGTGGACTTTACCAACCAGATGAAGGAGGAAGGACAAAGTACTTACAATGCGCTGGTCCATGCGAACCAGGCGCGTCTCCGTCCCATTCTGATGACCACCATCGCCATGGTGATCGGTATGCTGCCGATCGCGCTGGCAACGGGAGGTGTGGCCTCCACGAAGAACGGTCTGGCCTGGGTGATCATCGGTGGCCTGATCAGTTCCATGTTCCTGACGCTGATCGTTGTACCGGTAATCTATTATGTGGTGGATAAAGGCATGCAAAAACTCGGCATGGGCCGCATTTCCAAAAAGCGCCTGATCCGTCAGCGGATGGTAGCGCCCACCAAAGCGGAAATAGAAGTGATGGAAATGGACACCGCTTCGATGATGAACTGA
- a CDS encoding efflux RND transporter periplasmic adaptor subunit — protein sequence MKKVLIYGTLTIAALAAIIWKLNANKKANAEKTEYVKESNTGDVPVLTEKVTLTAFEQQFDANGNFEPFRELTFMSEVSGRVTKLYVDEGSYVKQGQALARVDDEIVGTDLESAKVNLEQLKVDKERYESAFQTGGVTKKQMDDARLQYDLAKNKYDAASRRIRDTHVKAPISGTINAKYVETGAYLSPGTKMFDIVDVSRLKLRVTVPEQQVIHLKNGDKVEVSSNVYPEIKYTGTITFIAAKGDASLSYPVEMEVANVSGKALKAGMYGTAHFAMPKQDAAMLIPRAAFIGGVNSNNVYVMENNTAKIRKVTAGRIFGDKVEIREGLNEGETVITSGQINLTEGAKVTVLQK from the coding sequence ATGAAGAAAGTTTTAATCTACGGCACTTTAACAATAGCGGCACTTGCCGCCATCATCTGGAAGCTGAACGCCAACAAAAAGGCGAACGCTGAAAAAACGGAATACGTAAAGGAAAGCAATACGGGCGATGTTCCGGTATTGACCGAAAAGGTGACCCTCACTGCATTCGAACAGCAGTTCGATGCCAACGGCAATTTTGAGCCTTTCCGTGAACTGACCTTCATGAGTGAAGTGTCCGGCCGCGTGACCAAATTGTATGTGGACGAAGGCAGCTATGTGAAGCAGGGCCAGGCGCTGGCCCGCGTGGACGACGAGATCGTGGGTACTGACCTGGAATCTGCCAAAGTAAATCTGGAACAGCTGAAAGTAGACAAGGAAAGATATGAAAGCGCTTTCCAGACCGGCGGCGTGACCAAAAAACAAATGGATGATGCCCGTCTGCAATACGACCTCGCTAAAAACAAATACGACGCTGCGAGCCGCCGTATCCGCGATACGCATGTGAAAGCGCCCATCTCCGGAACCATCAACGCCAAATACGTGGAAACAGGCGCATACCTCTCTCCCGGCACCAAAATGTTCGACATCGTGGATGTATCCCGCCTGAAACTGCGCGTGACCGTTCCGGAACAACAGGTGATCCATCTGAAGAATGGCGATAAAGTGGAGGTAAGCAGCAATGTGTACCCCGAGATCAAATATACCGGCACGATCACCTTTATCGCTGCCAAAGGCGATGCCAGCCTGAGCTATCCGGTGGAAATGGAAGTGGCGAACGTGAGCGGAAAGGCCCTGAAGGCCGGCATGTACGGCACAGCGCACTTCGCCATGCCGAAGCAGGACGCTGCCATGCTGATCCCCCGCGCGGCATTCATCGGCGGTGTGAACAGCAACAACGTGTATGTCATGGAAAACAATACCGCAAAGATCCGCAAGGTTACCGCAGGCAGGATCTTCGGCGATAAAGTAGAAATAAGGGAAGGCCTGAATGAAGGCGAAACGGTGATCACCAGCGGCCAGATCAACCTGACCGAGGGCGCAAAAGTAACAGTGCTCCAAAAGTAG
- a CDS encoding TolC family protein, whose translation MKRWMLSFLLITTAGIYNANAQTKPLTLQECLQYAVSNNQRLALSRLEEEIGRQKTAEVRAQALPQVTANGNLTDNLKKQVLVLPGELTGEPGKTTLVEAGTTWNATASAELNQQLFNQSVFTGLKAARSGEEYYSLQTEQTKENVIYDVANLYYQLLVKKERMNVLDTNINKLTQLVATTKSQFENGLAKKIDLDRIKVNLVNYQTQKSQLVNQLKVQENQLKQKMGMPVATPIALPSLELSDIERKAAGTADFAGFNLENRTETRILRKTEELQTLQKKAYIAEYFPSLAFKGNYSYNGMSNKFDLFGGSGSTANWFSMASVGLTLRIPIFDGFARRSRVNQANITLQKVGKQLEENKINLNTSYENARLQMLNNLSTIRIQKENVSLADEVYYSTRNNYTLGLASLTDLLNAETSLAEAQNSYNEALLQYKLAELELIKSNGNLPSLLN comes from the coding sequence ATGAAAAGATGGATGCTATCCTTCCTGTTGATAACAACAGCGGGGATTTATAACGCTAACGCACAAACGAAACCACTGACATTGCAGGAATGCCTGCAGTACGCAGTGTCCAACAATCAGCGCCTTGCACTCAGCAGGCTGGAAGAAGAGATCGGCAGGCAGAAGACCGCCGAGGTGCGCGCACAGGCCCTGCCCCAGGTGACCGCCAACGGTAACCTGACCGATAACCTGAAGAAACAGGTGCTTGTATTACCGGGAGAACTTACCGGCGAGCCGGGCAAAACCACGCTCGTGGAAGCCGGCACCACCTGGAATGCTACCGCCTCGGCTGAACTGAACCAGCAGCTCTTCAACCAGAGCGTGTTCACCGGCCTCAAAGCCGCAAGGTCCGGCGAGGAATACTATTCCCTGCAGACCGAACAGACGAAAGAAAATGTGATCTATGACGTAGCCAATCTTTATTACCAGCTGCTGGTAAAAAAAGAACGCATGAACGTGCTGGACACGAATATCAATAAACTTACACAACTGGTGGCCACCACCAAAAGCCAGTTCGAGAACGGCCTGGCCAAAAAGATCGATCTGGACAGGATCAAAGTGAACCTGGTGAACTACCAGACGCAGAAAAGCCAGCTGGTGAACCAGCTGAAAGTGCAGGAAAACCAGCTGAAGCAAAAAATGGGCATGCCTGTAGCAACACCCATCGCGTTACCTTCCCTGGAGCTGAGCGACATTGAGCGGAAAGCTGCCGGAACGGCTGATTTTGCCGGCTTCAACCTGGAAAACAGAACGGAGACGAGGATACTGAGAAAAACAGAAGAACTGCAAACGCTGCAGAAAAAGGCTTACATCGCGGAATACTTCCCCAGCCTGGCTTTCAAAGGCAACTATTCCTACAACGGCATGTCCAATAAATTCGATCTGTTCGGTGGCAGCGGCTCTACCGCCAACTGGTTCAGCATGGCTTCCGTAGGCCTTACGCTGCGCATCCCCATCTTTGATGGTTTCGCCCGCCGCTCACGCGTCAACCAGGCGAACATCACCCTTCAGAAAGTGGGCAAACAACTGGAAGAGAACAAGATCAACCTCAACACTTCCTACGAGAACGCCCGCCTGCAGATGCTCAATAACCTGAGCACGATCCGCATACAGAAAGAGAACGTTTCGCTGGCGGATGAAGTGTACTACTCCACCCGGAACAACTACACCCTGGGCCTCGCCAGCCTTACCGACCTGCTGAATGCAGAAACCTCGCTGGCGGAAGCACAGAACAGCTATAACGAAGCGCTCCTGCAATACAAACTTGCAGAACTGGAACTGATCAAATCCAACGGTAACCTGCCATCACTCTTAAACTAA
- a CDS encoding TetR/AcrR family transcriptional regulator — MRDRILETSLRLFSIYGIKSITMQDIARECGISKKTVYEHFADKSELVEAFTGFLTNAHCMRITKACAEGRDAIEELVLSLRQTEVLVKSINPILLFELEKYHPTAWKKITDFKHQFIAKNIQDNLERGIREGLYRSNIRTNIMVHMRLMQLDSAFNPLHFPATEFDIHEVMYEVTEHYIHGIATPEGHRKAEQYLAAHHRIT, encoded by the coding sequence ATGCGTGACAGAATACTCGAAACATCGCTGCGCCTGTTCAGTATCTATGGCATCAAAAGCATCACCATGCAGGACATTGCCCGGGAATGCGGCATCTCCAAAAAAACGGTGTATGAGCATTTTGCCGATAAATCGGAACTGGTGGAGGCTTTTACGGGATTCCTGACCAATGCGCACTGCATGCGGATCACCAAAGCCTGCGCAGAAGGGCGGGATGCCATTGAGGAACTGGTGCTGTCCCTCAGACAAACAGAGGTGCTCGTCAAAAGCATCAACCCGATATTGCTTTTTGAACTGGAGAAATATCACCCGACAGCCTGGAAGAAGATCACGGATTTCAAACATCAGTTCATTGCAAAGAACATTCAGGATAACCTCGAACGCGGCATCCGCGAGGGCTTGTACCGCAGTAACATCCGAACGAACATCATGGTGCACATGCGCCTGATGCAGCTGGATTCTGCCTTCAACCCTCTCCACTTTCCCGCAACCGAGTTTGACATCCATGAAGTGATGTATGAAGTAACGGAACATTATATACACGGCATCGCCACACCCGAAGGGCACCGGAAGGCAGAACAATACCTTGCCGCCCATCACCGGATCACATAA